In the genome of Salvelinus sp. IW2-2015 linkage group LG25, ASM291031v2, whole genome shotgun sequence, one region contains:
- the rrp12 gene encoding RRP12-like protein: protein MVKSGKLKSGAASKLKRWKKGHSSDSNPQTNRFRQAAKSRFFSRPSEKSDLTVDALKLHNELQAGALERGDRGDACMEETAEQALSERSAGTFLSGLSDCSNLTFRKVQRFWESNSAAHKEICAVLAAVTEVIRSHGGKETETEYFAALMTTLEAVDSGESLAAVAYLLNLVMKRVPAPVLISKFSDTAKALMDVMSTLASSESASALRWILSCLSTLLRKQDVTVWSYPSTLQTYHGLLSFTVHSKPKIRKAAQHGLCSILRGSDLLFTDNAPTHHPAAAMAAKFCIKEIEQAGGSKEDTTTLHVLGLLKDLMVTFPLNAVKSCCETLLRVMTLSHVLVTACAMQAFHKLFSGKPNPATLSAELNAQIITALYDYLPSENDLQPLLAWLAVMEKAHVHLASVQSSLSLGHLPRLFSTAMSCLLSPHTQVVSAATNTLKTLLSECVAPHMEEIGPVSLTASSGNPSYVCKMFRIVEEGLSYRFHASWPFVLQLLGCFYRAAGKRTHPVMTKSLQSLADLRATPRFPFCGELDLAVGGAVESMGPEVLLNAVPLNITGLEDNLEFPRSWLIPVIRDHVKNTHLAYYTSYLLPLAATLRQRAEELEKAGQKLEAKVYKTLQLQIWTMLPGFCVGPLDLLVSFKGVARALGMAINERPDLRLTICQAIRTLITKSCNTDEEKAEVGRFAKNFLPILFNVFSQQPAPGDSAPYRMAVLDTIKVYLTVTDPQMVCTFLSKATERLSSPDSTEFIRMSVMDLMVAMAPCVDEVTMSQTFELIRPYLENKEPHMQKKAYRVLEEMCGGEREECRSFVLSHLETLKHVLLGTLKTASSPAKRPRLKCLIHIVKQLSDEHRDFITALLPEVIICTKEVSVGARKNAYTLLVEIGSAFIRFCGDAKEALEQYLLLVYVGLTGSVTMITCTVLALTRLVFEYKDSIDMGSMEHLLHNVCLLLTSQTREIVKAALSFVKVILFVMDPTTLAGHVTVMMEGVGNIKDDVRRHFRTKLKNIFTKFIRKFGFELVKSKLPVEHHKVLVNIRKAEARTKRSRXADEDHDDSDSGDDKPKARGESIEEILAESDSDMSDDERPKGAKTQKKPTKQKGRAWLKEGQGDEPLNFLDPTVSQRVLATNPDMKKRAKVQHSFKVTSDGRLIIREDNDEGVKTKDDEGEMKDILEEAGVKSIKTKKRRFQDGHYDDDMEIEPQLKYKAGGSGIHRPLGGSRDLGGDYXAKKGKGDVKRKGKVDPYAYIPLRKAQLNRRKKAKMQGQFKGMVRGAKKGAQSGKRMQRNKRAA, encoded by the exons ATATGTGCAGTGCTGGCTGCGGTGACTGAGGTGATTCGATCTCATGGAGGGAAGGAGACGGAAACAGAGTACTTTGCCGCTCTG ATGACCACCCTGGAGGCAGTGGATTCAGGGGAGTCTCTGGCTGCTGTGGCCTACCTCCTCAACCTGGTTATGAAGCG GGTTCCAGCACCAGTGTTGATTTCTAAGTTCTCTGACACGGCCAAAGCCCTGATGGACGTCATGTCCACCCTGGCCAGCTCAGAGTCCGCCTCCGCACTCagatgg ATTCTGTCGTGCCTCTCCACTCTTTTGCGGAAGCAGGATGTTACAGTGTGGAGTTACCCATCGACTCTGCAGACATACCACGGTCTACTCAGCTTCACTGTCCACAGCAAGCCCAAG ATCCGTAAAGCAGCGCAGCACGGTTTGTGTTCCATCCTGAGAGGCAGCGACTTACTGTTTACAGACAACGCCCCGACCCACCACCCCGCTGCCGCGATGGCCGCCAAGTTCTGCATCAAAGAGATTGAACAGGCAGGAG gcaGTAAGGAGGACACCACCACCCTGCACGTCCTGGGTCTCCTGAAGGACCTCATGGTCACCTTCCCTCTCAATGCCGTCAAGTCCTGCTGTGAGACTCTTCTCAGGGTGATGACCCTCAGCCAcgtg TTGGTGACAGCATGTGCCATGCAGGCCTTCCATAAGCTGTTCAGTGGGAAACCCAACCCTGCTACCCTGTCTGCTGAACTCAATGCTCAGATCATCACG GCCCTGTATGACTACCTGCCCAGTGAGAATGACTTGCAGCCTCTACTAGCCTGGCTGGCTGTCATGGAGAAAGCCCACGTTCACCTGGCCAG tgttcAGTCGTCTCTAAGTCTGGGTCATCTCCCTCGTCTCTTCTCCACAGCCATGTCCTGCCTCCTGTCACCTCACACACAGGTCGTCTCTGCTGCCACCAATACACTCAAG acTCTGCTGTCGGAGTGTGTGGCCCCTCACATGGAGGAGATCGGCCCCGTCAGCCTCACCGCTTCCTCTGGAAACCCTTCCTACGTCTGCAAGATGTTccg TATCGTGGAGGAGGGTCTGTCGTATCGTTTCCACGCCTCCTGGCCGTTCGTTCTGCAGCTGCTGGGCTGCTTCTACAGAGCAGCAGGGAAACGCACGCACCCGGTCATGACCAAG tctctccagtCTCTAGCGGACCTACGCGCCACCCCTCGGTTCCCGTTCTGTGGTGAGCTGGACCTGGCTGTCGGTGGTGCTGTAGAGAGCATGGGACCTGAAGTACTGCTGAACGCTGTACCGCTCAACATCACTGGACTGGA agACAATCTGGAGTTCCCTCGTAGTTGGTTGATCCCTGTCATACGCGATCACGTTAAGAACACGCACCTGGCTTACTACACGTCATATCTCCTGCCGCTCGCTGCCACGCTCCGACAGAGAG ctgAGGAGCTGGAGAAGGCTGGACAGAAACTGGAGGCTAAAGTCTACAAGACACTCCAGCTGCAG ATCTGGACCATGCTGCCAGGGTTCTGTGTGGGGCCCTTGGACCTGCTGGTGTCGTTTAAAGGTGTAGCAAGGGCACTGGGCATGGCCATCAACGAACGGCCTGACCTACGACTGACCATCTGCCAGGCCATACGCACACTCATCACCAAGAGCTGTAACACCG ACGAGGAGAAGGCGGAGGTGGGGCGTTTTGCTAAGAACTTCCTGCCCATCCTGTTCAACGTGTTCAGTCAGCAGCCTGCTCCMGGAGACAGTGCCCCCTACAGGATGGCTGTCCTAGACACCATTAAAGTCTACCTGACTGTCACAGACCCACAG ATGGTGTGTACCTTCCTATCGAAAGCTACAGAAAGACTCAGCAGCCCAGACAGCACTGAGTTCATACG GATGTCTGTCATGGACCTGATGGTTGCCATGGCACCCTGTGTAGATGAGGTCACAATGAGTCAGACCTTTGAACTGATTCGGCCATACTTGGAG aataaggagccacacatgcagaaGAAGGCGTACCGCGTATTGGAGGAGATGTGcggtggggagagggaggagtgtaGATCTTTCGTTCTCTCTCACCTGGAGACGCTCAAACACGTTCTGCTGGGGACACTGAAGACTGCTTCGTCTCCCGCCAAGAgg CCCAGACTAAAGTGTCTGATCCACATTGTGAAACAGCTGAGTGATGAACACAGAGACTTCATCACTGCCCTGCTACCagag GTGATCATATGTACTAAGGAGGTGTCAGTGGGAGCTCGGAAGAACGCCTACACTCTACTGGTGGAGATAGGAAGCGCTTTTATCAGGTTCTGTGGCGATGCCAAAG AAGCCTTGGAGCAGTACCTCCTGTTGGTGTACGTGGGGCTGACCGGCTCCGTCACTATGATCACATGCACAGTCCTGGCTCTCACCAGACTGGTCTTTGAGTACAAAG ACTCTATAGACATGGGGTCGATGGAGCACCTCCTACACAACGTGTGCCTGCTGCTGACGTCTCAGACCAGGGAGATTGTCAAAGCAGCGCTCAGCTTCGTCAAGGTCATCCTCTTCGTCATGGACCCCACGACACTGGCCGGCCACGTCACCGTGATG atggaGGGTGTTGGGAACATCAAGGATGACGTTAGGAGACACTTCAGGACGAAGCTGAAAAACATTTTCACCAAGTTCATCAGAAAGTTTGG GTTTGAGTTGGTGAAAAGCAAGCTGCCCGTGGAGCATCATAAGGTGTTGGTGAACATCCGTAAGGCTGAGGCCAGAACCAAGAGATCAAGARTGGCCGACGAAGACCACGACGACTCAGACAGCGGGGACGACAAGCCAAAAGCCAGGGGAGAGAG tATCGAGGAGATCTTGGCCGAGTCAGACTCTGACATGTCAGATGACGAAAGGCCTAAGGGCGCTAAGACCCAGAAGAAGCCCACAAAGCAGAAGGGGCGGGCCTGGCTGAAGGAGGGACAGGGAGACGAACCACTCAACTTCCTGGATCCCACTGTCTCCCAGAGGGTCTTGG ccacCAACCCAGACATGAAGAAAAGGGCAAAAGTTCAGCACAGCTTCAAGGTCACGTCAGACGGAAGACTCATCATCAGAGAGGACAATGACGAGGGAGTCAAGACTAAAG ATgatgagggagagatgaaagacATTCTGGAGGAGGCTGGAGTCAAGAGT ATAAAGACTAAGAAGAGGAGATTCCAGGATGGTCACTACGATGACGACATGGAGATCGAACCCCAGCTGAAATACAAAG CTGGCGGCTCGGGGATCCACAGACCGCTGGGTGGGAGCAGAGACCTGGGGGGAGACTACAYGGCCAAg aaGGGTAAAGGAGACGTGAAGAGGAAAGGCAAGGTTGATCCGTATGCCTACATCCCGCTGAGGAAAGCACAGCTCAACCGCAG gaagaaAGCAAAGATGCAGGGACAGTTCAAGGGCATGGTGAGAGGGGCCAAGAAGGGAGCGCAGTCTGGGAAGAGGATGCAAAGGAACAAGAGGGCGGCCTGA